One part of the Ktedonobacterales bacterium genome encodes these proteins:
- a CDS encoding nucleotidyltransferase domain-containing protein, with the protein MSRKAQLYLRGFPALLDQIRRLVALAPQDTNIGAIILYGSTARLAPRSSSDADVLVLCQNPQRFNKEEDERQGFSLMLEATSAADEWPFTPYVTDLAGSDLAPALLRNIARDGVLLYGRSGLVLSPALAKVRPYRVWQERVQALLERYQQAPQPASA; encoded by the coding sequence ATGTCCCGCAAGGCCCAACTTTATCTGCGGGGTTTTCCCGCTTTGCTTGACCAGATCAGGCGTTTAGTGGCTCTGGCGCCGCAGGATACGAATATCGGGGCGATCATTCTCTATGGCTCCACTGCAAGGCTGGCCCCGCGTTCTAGCAGTGATGCCGATGTGTTGGTGCTCTGCCAGAACCCGCAGCGGTTCAATAAAGAAGAAGATGAGCGGCAGGGTTTTTCGCTTATGCTTGAGGCGACCAGTGCTGCTGATGAGTGGCCCTTTACTCCCTATGTGACAGACCTGGCAGGAAGTGATCTTGCTCCCGCTCTGCTGAGGAATATTGCGCGGGATGGGGTACTCTTGTATGGTCGATCCGGGCTGGTCCTTTCCCCGGCGCTAGCAAAGGTGCGCCCGTATCGGGTCTGGCAGGAGCGGGTCCAGGCGTTGCTGGAGCGGTACCAGCAAGCGCCTCAGCCAGCTTCAGCCTGA